The Limnospira fusiformis SAG 85.79 genomic interval ATCATTATGAAGCGAAGAAGTTTCTGCCAATATGTTGCAATGGGGTCAGCGTCTTTTGCTGGGATTGTGGGCAGAGATTTGACCTTTGCCATGAGTTCTGCGTCTTCTCAAGTCAAGTCACGCCACAAATGGGTCGTTTTGTACTGGATGCCTTATGACAATGACCTTGCACGTTTTGGCGAGCCAATCGTTGAAATGTTAACCAATGGTACACAAAACTCTGAAATAGCCGTAGTTGTTCAATCAGACTATTGGGGTGATCCCCAAATGCGCCGTCGCCAGCTTATTAATGGCACTATCACTGAAGTTGATGTATCAGGAGAAGATAGTAGCGATGCATCTGCTTTTACAGCGTATCTTGATTGGGCAAATCAGACTTTTGAAGCAGAGCATTGGGCAGTCATTGTTATGGGTCACGGAGGAAAGATTAATGAAGTTAGTCCCGACGATCACGGAATAAATCGTCAAACCCGCACATGGATGAGAGTTGACCAGTTTGCAGATGCAGTTAGCACCTTCAATCAATCCGTGCATGGGCGGGTTGAACTGCTCTTCTTTCAAAACTGTAATAAAGCCACGCTAGAAGTCGTATACGAAGCGAGGAATTGTGCTAAGTACACTCTTGCCTCCCAGCTTACTCTTGGTGATCCTAATTACTACTACGAAGGCTTTCTAAATCACCTTGCATCGTCGGCTGATGGGCGTGAAGCAGCCATAGCTATCATGGATTCTGAAAGG includes:
- a CDS encoding clostripain-related cysteine peptidase; protein product: MGSASFAGIVGRDLTFAMSSASSQVKSRHKWVVLYWMPYDNDLARFGEPIVEMLTNGTQNSEIAVVVQSDYWGDPQMRRRQLINGTITEVDVSGEDSSDASAFTAYLDWANQTFEAEHWAVIVMGHGGKINEVSPDDHGINRQTRTWMRVDQFADAVSTFNQSVHGRVELLFFQNCNKATLEVVYEARNCAKYTLASQLTLGDPNYYYEGFLNHLASSADGREAAIAIMDSERADMFHTLTLVDNQAVERIPEKLSRLLQPILNNRLLAISQSDLPTYHYFGDQHCDVLVLLGYLSRVSNQEQNEFAEFAEFLSSSVIASYKTGGELYGSRPYSNTNSEELCGLSLYLPETRQDISRYSSLALYQGVDLVSLYSKFIQRDSYHLISE